Proteins from a genomic interval of Burkholderia cepacia GG4:
- a CDS encoding sensor histidine kinase, giving the protein MAHSLRGRLLWWLLLPLAAFVLIAGAMSYETARRTAGLVQDSALVASARTIGEDVEWRNGLPVADVPPAALEIFESPSRDSVFYKVIDGHDRLLAGNPALAVPAQHGIDPTLYDTTLDGLPLRAVAYDRQLYDEGQIETVTVIVAKTTRSRDAMVDTIWRPQLVRLSLMLVLAVVLVYLGLTLELRPLMKLKDDVADRGPMELEPIRPERLQHELRPIVDAINQCIARLNTHTATQRRFIADAAHQLRTPIAVLDTQIQYAQQRGNGDPDLASVLDSMQRSSRKMADVTDKLLLLAHAEATPSTLLTHRVDLATIVSSVLEETIVLAQRRDIDLGADLGERLDVAGSDSLLTALVMNLVDNAVRYTQPGGCVTVAARRDGDAVVLDVVDNGPGIPAEARPHVFKRFYRVSADTEGSGLGLAIVREIAQAHGGSASLAPGPGNRGIVVTVRLPAYD; this is encoded by the coding sequence ATGGCGCACAGCCTGCGCGGACGGCTCTTGTGGTGGCTGCTGCTGCCGCTCGCGGCCTTCGTGCTGATCGCGGGCGCGATGTCGTACGAAACCGCGCGGCGCACGGCCGGGCTCGTGCAGGACAGCGCGCTCGTCGCGTCCGCGCGCACGATCGGCGAGGACGTCGAATGGCGCAACGGGCTGCCGGTCGCCGACGTGCCGCCGGCCGCGCTGGAGATCTTCGAATCGCCGTCGCGCGATTCGGTGTTCTACAAGGTGATCGACGGCCACGACCGGCTGCTCGCGGGCAACCCGGCGCTGGCCGTGCCGGCGCAGCACGGCATCGACCCGACGCTGTACGACACGACGCTCGACGGCCTGCCGCTGCGCGCGGTCGCCTACGATCGGCAGCTATACGACGAGGGGCAGATCGAGACGGTCACGGTGATCGTCGCGAAGACGACCCGCTCGCGCGACGCGATGGTCGACACGATCTGGCGGCCGCAGCTCGTGCGCCTGTCGCTGATGCTGGTGCTCGCGGTGGTGCTCGTCTATCTCGGCCTCACGCTCGAGCTGCGTCCGCTGATGAAGCTGAAGGACGACGTCGCCGACCGCGGGCCGATGGAGCTGGAGCCGATCCGCCCCGAGCGGCTGCAGCACGAGCTGCGGCCGATCGTCGACGCGATCAACCAGTGCATCGCGCGGCTCAATACGCACACGGCCACGCAGCGCCGCTTCATCGCCGACGCCGCGCACCAGTTGCGCACGCCGATCGCGGTGCTCGACACGCAGATCCAGTACGCGCAGCAGCGCGGCAACGGCGATCCGGACCTCGCGTCGGTGCTCGACAGCATGCAGCGCAGCAGCCGCAAGATGGCCGACGTGACCGACAAGCTGCTGCTGCTCGCGCATGCGGAAGCGACGCCGTCGACGCTGCTCACGCATCGCGTCGATCTCGCCACCATCGTGTCGAGCGTGCTCGAGGAAACGATCGTGCTCGCGCAGCGGCGCGATATCGACCTCGGCGCCGATCTCGGCGAGCGGCTCGACGTCGCGGGCAGCGACAGCCTGCTGACCGCGCTGGTGATGAACCTCGTCGACAACGCGGTGCGCTACACGCAGCCGGGCGGCTGCGTGACGGTCGCCGCGCGGCGCGACGGCGACGCGGTGGTGCTCGACGTGGTCGACAACGGCCCCGGCATCCCGGCCGAAGCGCGGCCGCACGTGTTCAAGCGCTTCTACCGCGTGTCGGCCGACACCGAAGGCTCGGGCCTGGGGCTCGCGATCGTCCGCGAGATCGCGCAGGCGCACGGCGGCAGCGCGTCGCTTGCGCCGGGGCCCGGCAATCGCGGTATCGTCGTGACCGTGCGGCTGCCCGCCTATGATTGA
- a CDS encoding ABC transporter permease codes for MTLPTTALPATTLEDDERAAQRRLRRRRNLIVTLRIAVLVVVLGGWELAARLKWIDPFFFSMPTLIFEQIQDWFVNGTSQGPLLTQVWVTLEETGIGFLIGSVAGVICGIVLGRNKLMADVFGLYIQIANSIPRVVLGSIFVIALGLGMASKIALAVVMVFFVVFGNAFQGVREADRYLIANAQILGASRRQITTAVVIPSALSWILASLHVSFGFALVGAVVGEFLGSKQGIGLLISTAQGAFNASGVFAAMIVLAVVALAADYLLTWVEKRLLKWRPAAF; via the coding sequence ATGACGCTTCCCACTACCGCCCTTCCGGCGACGACGCTCGAGGACGACGAGCGCGCCGCGCAACGCCGGCTGCGCCGCCGGCGCAACCTGATCGTCACGCTGCGGATCGCCGTGCTCGTCGTCGTGCTCGGCGGCTGGGAGCTCGCCGCACGCCTGAAGTGGATCGATCCGTTCTTCTTCTCGATGCCGACGCTGATCTTCGAGCAGATCCAGGACTGGTTCGTGAACGGCACGTCGCAGGGCCCGCTGCTCACGCAGGTGTGGGTCACGCTCGAGGAAACCGGGATCGGCTTCCTGATCGGCTCGGTCGCCGGCGTGATCTGCGGGATCGTGCTCGGCCGCAACAAGCTGATGGCCGACGTGTTCGGCCTGTACATCCAGATCGCGAACTCGATCCCGCGCGTCGTGCTCGGCTCGATCTTCGTGATCGCGCTCGGCCTCGGAATGGCGTCGAAGATCGCGCTGGCCGTCGTGATGGTGTTCTTCGTCGTGTTCGGCAACGCCTTCCAGGGCGTGCGCGAGGCCGACCGCTACCTGATCGCGAACGCGCAGATCCTCGGCGCGTCGCGCCGGCAGATCACCACGGCCGTCGTGATCCCGTCCGCGCTGAGTTGGATTCTCGCGAGCCTGCACGTGAGCTTCGGCTTCGCGCTGGTCGGTGCGGTGGTCGGCGAATTCCTGGGTTCCAAGCAGGGCATCGGCCTGCTAATCTCCACCGCCCAGGGCGCGTTCAACGCGAGCGGCGTGTTCGCGGCGATGATCGTGCTGGCCGTGGTCGCGCTGGCCGCTGACTACCTGCTGACCTGGGTCGAGAAGCGCTTGCTGAAGTGGCGCCCCGCCGCGTTCTGA
- a CDS encoding ABC transporter ATP-binding protein, translated as MNQAVSPSTPAIEFRNVSCRFISPEGKATVALRDFSMSVARGEFIAIVGPTGCGKSTTLNMITGLLKPVSGEVRVMGRPVDGIDPRIGFVFQADAVFPWRNVIDNVAAGPLFRGRSKDVAYTQAEEWIRKVGLDKFTKHYPHQLSGGMRKRVALAQTFINQPEILLMDEPFSALDMQTRTLMQDELLQLWSANKGSVVFVTHDLEEAIALADRVFVLTARPATLKRVYEIDLPRPRVTSEIRYDPRFIEISKDIWHDLREEVQIG; from the coding sequence ATGAACCAGGCAGTTTCCCCGAGCACACCGGCGATCGAGTTTCGCAATGTGTCGTGCCGCTTCATTTCGCCGGAAGGCAAGGCCACCGTCGCGCTGCGCGACTTCAGCATGAGCGTCGCGCGCGGCGAGTTCATCGCGATCGTCGGGCCGACCGGCTGCGGCAAGTCGACCACGCTGAACATGATCACCGGGCTGCTCAAGCCGGTGTCGGGCGAGGTGCGCGTGATGGGCCGCCCGGTCGACGGGATCGACCCGCGCATCGGCTTCGTGTTCCAGGCCGACGCCGTGTTCCCGTGGCGCAACGTGATCGACAACGTCGCGGCTGGCCCGCTGTTCCGCGGCCGCTCGAAGGACGTCGCGTACACGCAGGCCGAGGAATGGATCCGCAAGGTCGGCCTCGACAAGTTCACGAAGCACTACCCGCATCAACTCTCCGGCGGGATGAGAAAGCGCGTCGCACTCGCGCAGACCTTCATCAACCAGCCGGAAATCCTGCTGATGGACGAGCCGTTCTCCGCGCTCGACATGCAGACGCGCACGCTGATGCAGGACGAGCTGCTGCAGCTGTGGTCGGCTAACAAGGGCTCGGTCGTGTTCGTCACGCACGATCTCGAGGAGGCGATCGCGCTCGCCGACCGCGTCTTCGTGCTGACCGCGCGCCCCGCGACGCTCAAGCGCGTGTACGAGATCGACCTGCCGCGCCCGCGCGTCACGTCGGAGATCCGCTACGACCCGCGCTTCATCGAGATTTCCAAGGACATCTGGCACGACCTGCGCGAAGAAGTGCAGATCGGCTGA
- a CDS encoding ABC transporter substrate-binding protein yields MRPILRTLAVAASLSCALAAHPAFADDGGKITIMVGGIAKLIYLPARLTQELGNFKAEGLDVELLSQPAGVDAENELLAGAVQGVVGFYDHTIDLQSKGKDVKAIAVFGQVPGEVEMVSTKAAPTFKSMADAKGKTLGVTGLGSSTSFLTQYLALQHGVPSTQYTMLPVGADASFIAAIKQGRIDAGMTTEPTVSALEKMGEAKVMVDMRTVDGTRAALGGTYPAASLYVQSAWADSHKAEATKLAHAFAKTMQFIHTHSAEEIAAKMPADYQKDKSLYVAALKASLPMYTADAKMPADGPATVLKVLSAFNPSVKGKHIDLARTYTNDFVNAK; encoded by the coding sequence ATGCGACCCATCCTGCGCACCCTCGCCGTGGCAGCCAGCCTGAGCTGCGCGCTCGCCGCTCACCCCGCTTTCGCCGATGACGGCGGCAAGATCACGATCATGGTCGGCGGGATCGCGAAGCTGATCTACCTGCCCGCGCGGCTCACGCAGGAACTCGGCAACTTCAAGGCCGAAGGGCTCGACGTCGAGCTGCTGTCGCAGCCGGCCGGCGTCGACGCCGAGAACGAGCTGCTGGCGGGCGCCGTGCAGGGCGTCGTCGGCTTCTACGACCATACGATCGACCTGCAGAGCAAGGGCAAGGACGTGAAGGCGATCGCCGTGTTCGGCCAGGTGCCGGGCGAGGTCGAGATGGTGTCGACCAAGGCCGCGCCCACGTTCAAGTCGATGGCCGACGCGAAGGGCAAGACGCTCGGCGTGACGGGCCTCGGCTCGTCGACCAGCTTCCTCACCCAATACCTCGCGCTGCAGCACGGCGTGCCGTCGACGCAGTACACGATGCTGCCGGTCGGCGCCGACGCGAGCTTCATCGCCGCGATCAAGCAGGGCCGGATCGACGCCGGGATGACGACCGAGCCGACGGTGTCCGCGCTCGAGAAGATGGGCGAGGCAAAGGTGATGGTCGACATGCGTACCGTCGACGGCACGCGCGCCGCGCTCGGCGGCACCTACCCGGCCGCGAGCCTCTACGTGCAGTCGGCGTGGGCCGATTCGCACAAGGCGGAAGCCACCAAGCTCGCGCACGCGTTCGCGAAGACGATGCAGTTCATCCACACGCACAGCGCCGAGGAAATCGCCGCGAAGATGCCGGCGGACTACCAGAAGGACAAGAGCCTGTACGTGGCCGCGCTGAAGGCGTCGCTGCCGATGTACACGGCCGACGCGAAGATGCCGGCCGACGGCCCGGCAACCGTGCTGAAGGTGCTGTCGGCGTTCAACCCGTCGGTGAAGGGCAAGCATATCGACCTGGCGCGCACCTATACCAACGATTTCGTGAACGCGAAGTAA
- a CDS encoding response regulator transcription factor has product MISRTTVAIVDDHPMVLALIGSLTQWTQNFHIVHRCSNGAALLEALAAFPTDLAIVDYAMSRGDNPLDGFMLLRKLRDTMPGVRCVMFTAQTNPSVFASAIRLGVAGIVSKEDEVSEIVRACQFVRAGGTRYFSPAVRAIVEQAGATAYENQPELTQKELEVVRLFVSGHSLASIAKQLGRSVSTVSTQKYMAMQKLQADSNTCLIRYAYETGLI; this is encoded by the coding sequence TTGATCAGCAGAACTACAGTTGCGATTGTGGACGACCATCCGATGGTGCTCGCGCTGATCGGAAGCCTTACGCAATGGACACAAAACTTCCACATTGTTCATCGTTGCAGTAATGGTGCGGCGCTGCTCGAGGCACTGGCCGCGTTCCCGACCGATCTCGCGATCGTCGACTATGCAATGAGTCGCGGCGACAACCCGCTCGACGGCTTCATGCTGCTGCGGAAGCTGCGCGATACCATGCCGGGCGTACGCTGCGTGATGTTTACGGCCCAGACGAATCCGAGCGTGTTCGCCTCCGCGATACGGCTCGGCGTTGCCGGGATCGTCAGCAAGGAGGACGAGGTCAGCGAAATCGTGCGTGCTTGCCAGTTTGTCCGTGCCGGCGGCACCCGCTATTTCTCGCCGGCCGTTCGCGCAATCGTCGAGCAGGCGGGCGCGACTGCGTACGAGAATCAACCCGAGCTCACCCAGAAGGAACTCGAAGTCGTACGGCTGTTCGTATCGGGGCATTCGCTCGCCAGCATCGCAAAGCAGCTCGGTCGTTCGGTCAGCACCGTGTCGACGCAGAAATATATGGCGATGCAAAAGCTGCAGGCCGATTCGAACACATGCCTAATCCGGTACGCATACGAAACCGGGCTCATATGA
- a CDS encoding fimbrial protein produces the protein MNWSNLEATPRQLAGPRPHVAAGIWRAAGCALLLWSVGIGNAFALKCTATSLTRLGELPKVFKVSSDVPINTVLWRKTGIKITADCGLADILDPPVEAMVMRPSLYIGNGLSLMLTYNGNRGSTEAAMPTGVMVNLYYPIKTTPVTAIVDVELVKTGPTPSTHEPFPFTAFATALIGNPRKKASAAPFFTYGADNISFQATTCDATNKAISVPLGPHTLNAFAGLGSGVGSTSAAKDFTIGLKCDSGIAGEFVVNLMLDGSVAVPDAGVLALSSSSDALGIGVQVLKGRAENNQPVRFGTPWQVADTPATSTVVNVPLSARYYQTAAKARPGSAAATATFTIIYR, from the coding sequence ATGAACTGGAGCAATCTCGAAGCGACACCGCGACAACTTGCCGGGCCACGGCCGCACGTCGCAGCCGGCATCTGGCGCGCGGCCGGCTGCGCGCTGCTGCTGTGGAGCGTGGGGATCGGTAACGCATTCGCGCTGAAATGCACGGCAACGAGCCTGACCCGGCTCGGCGAGCTGCCTAAGGTGTTCAAGGTTTCCTCGGATGTACCGATCAATACGGTGCTGTGGCGCAAGACCGGCATCAAGATCACCGCGGACTGCGGCCTTGCCGATATCCTGGATCCGCCCGTCGAAGCGATGGTGATGCGGCCGTCGCTCTACATCGGCAACGGGCTGTCGCTGATGCTCACCTATAACGGCAACCGCGGTTCCACGGAAGCGGCCATGCCCACCGGCGTCATGGTCAATCTGTACTACCCCATCAAGACAACGCCGGTGACGGCAATCGTGGACGTCGAGCTGGTCAAGACAGGCCCGACGCCTTCGACACACGAGCCATTTCCGTTCACTGCGTTCGCCACGGCGCTGATCGGAAATCCCCGCAAGAAGGCGAGCGCCGCGCCCTTTTTTACTTACGGCGCCGACAATATTTCATTTCAGGCTACCACCTGCGATGCGACGAACAAGGCGATCTCGGTTCCGCTCGGCCCGCATACGCTGAATGCATTTGCCGGCCTGGGATCGGGCGTCGGCTCCACGTCGGCAGCCAAGGATTTCACGATCGGCCTGAAATGCGACTCCGGTATCGCCGGCGAATTCGTCGTGAACCTGATGCTGGACGGCAGCGTCGCCGTGCCGGATGCGGGCGTGCTGGCGCTGTCGTCGTCGAGCGATGCGTTGGGCATCGGCGTGCAGGTGCTCAAGGGTCGAGCCGAGAACAACCAGCCTGTCAGATTCGGCACGCCGTGGCAGGTTGCGGATACGCCGGCCACCTCGACCGTCGTGAATGTTCCGTTGTCCGCGCGCTATTACCAGACGGCGGCAAAGGCCAGGCCCGGATCCGCGGCCGCGACCGCGACGTTTACGATCATCTATCGATAG
- a CDS encoding fimbria/pilus outer membrane usher protein, with the protein MKQAPRATRTLASTPMPALSRSHVLVMLAYSAIPLTAAGGQHTSPDIPPHTSPGKDGSAIQVAQVTFNPDFFVTEPGGSIDLARYEKGSPVWPGSYRPDIYVNGNLIGRKDVTVRDGDDGALICFDRRLLEAVNVDVGRLPPAVLDELADPAACIPLSRAVPGATVSFDAGEARLDVGIAQAMLRRVARGYVDPSSWDAGVTSAMLGYSANVYRNVASGFGSNSAYVGVNAGVNAGGWYFRHDGALNWQQHDKRHYGVVNTYVQRDIERLDARLTLGDANTSGELFDTFAFRGVQIATDDRMRPDSLRGYAPVVHGIANSNARVTVRQGGVVLYDTSVPPGPFVIDDLYPTGYGGNLDVTITESDGSKRTSQVPYAAVAQSLRPGMTRFSLVAGTVRNMNLSYTPSVLQATLHRGVNNLLTLYGGVLANEHYQNVMAGSAFNTRYGALAFDVSGARTSSAGRSQQGMSVRVTYSKLFEPTGSNLSVAAYRFSSSGYLDFSNALTYVDNAKRNVTASSATALWRTRNRVAITATQPLGDKWGQVYASGFTQNYWERAGTDTQFQIGYSNRYRNIDYSVNVSRSRLSGGQFDTQTMFSASLPLGRSIKVPRSAITVGHNTEGGIRATATVSGLAGADNQASYSISTARDPDMGYSGNLSGEYRTPYAAFKAAFGKGEHYGSGSIGINGTVVAHPAGVTASPYTADTIAIVAAPSARGATVIGYGGVKLDPRGYAVVPYLTPYRVNEIAIDPRGLPDDVELRTTSQQVAPRAGATVMLRYPTVEGRPVLIHASLPDGSSLPFGAPVFDGNGSSVGMVTQGGQVYARLSGSNERLTVKWGHADAWQCAMQVAVPPLDTQASRMSIARTDARCDITTSPTAETDIRANQPTSNTQSEWK; encoded by the coding sequence ATGAAGCAAGCCCCTCGCGCCACCCGGACGCTCGCCAGCACGCCGATGCCCGCGCTAAGCCGGTCGCATGTGCTGGTGATGCTGGCATACTCCGCCATCCCGCTCACGGCAGCCGGCGGCCAGCACACCTCGCCCGATATTCCGCCGCACACGAGCCCGGGAAAAGACGGTAGCGCGATACAGGTCGCGCAAGTCACCTTCAATCCCGATTTCTTCGTGACGGAACCCGGCGGCAGCATCGATCTGGCCCGGTACGAGAAGGGCAGCCCGGTCTGGCCCGGCAGTTACCGTCCGGACATCTATGTCAACGGCAACCTGATTGGACGCAAAGACGTCACGGTGCGCGACGGCGACGACGGGGCGCTGATCTGTTTCGATCGACGCCTGCTCGAAGCAGTCAATGTCGATGTCGGCCGGCTCCCCCCCGCCGTGCTCGACGAACTGGCCGATCCGGCCGCCTGCATCCCGTTGTCGCGTGCGGTACCGGGCGCGACCGTGTCGTTCGACGCGGGCGAGGCGCGGCTCGACGTCGGCATCGCGCAGGCAATGCTGCGTCGCGTCGCGCGCGGCTATGTCGATCCGTCGAGCTGGGATGCTGGCGTGACGTCCGCGATGCTCGGCTATAGCGCGAACGTCTATCGCAACGTCGCGAGCGGCTTCGGATCGAATTCCGCTTACGTCGGGGTGAATGCGGGCGTCAATGCAGGCGGCTGGTATTTCCGTCACGACGGTGCGCTGAACTGGCAGCAGCACGACAAGCGGCACTACGGCGTCGTCAATACCTACGTGCAGCGTGACATCGAGCGGCTCGATGCTCGCCTGACGCTCGGCGACGCGAACACGTCCGGCGAACTGTTCGACACGTTCGCGTTCCGGGGCGTCCAGATCGCGACCGACGATCGCATGCGGCCGGATTCGCTGCGCGGCTATGCGCCCGTCGTGCACGGCATCGCGAACTCGAACGCACGCGTGACCGTCCGGCAGGGCGGCGTGGTGCTCTACGACACGTCCGTCCCGCCCGGCCCCTTCGTGATCGATGATCTCTATCCGACGGGCTACGGCGGCAATCTCGACGTCACGATCACGGAATCGGACGGCAGCAAGCGCACGTCGCAGGTGCCCTATGCGGCCGTCGCGCAATCGTTGCGTCCGGGCATGACCCGCTTCAGCCTCGTCGCCGGCACCGTGCGCAACATGAACCTGTCGTACACGCCGAGCGTGCTGCAGGCGACGCTGCATCGAGGCGTGAACAACCTGTTGACGCTGTACGGTGGCGTGCTCGCAAACGAGCACTACCAGAACGTGATGGCGGGTAGCGCATTCAACACACGCTACGGCGCGCTGGCATTCGACGTATCCGGCGCCCGCACCTCGTCGGCCGGGCGCAGCCAGCAGGGCATGAGCGTTCGCGTCACGTACAGCAAGCTGTTCGAGCCGACCGGCAGCAACCTGTCGGTTGCCGCCTATCGCTTCTCGTCGTCAGGCTATCTGGATTTCAGCAATGCGCTGACCTACGTCGACAATGCAAAGCGCAACGTGACCGCCTCGTCGGCCACGGCGCTGTGGCGCACCCGCAATCGCGTGGCGATCACCGCGACCCAGCCGCTTGGCGACAAGTGGGGACAGGTCTACGCGAGCGGCTTTACGCAAAACTATTGGGAGCGCGCCGGCACGGATACGCAGTTCCAGATCGGTTACAGCAATCGCTATCGGAACATCGACTACAGCGTCAACGTCAGCCGGTCACGGCTCTCGGGCGGGCAATTCGACACGCAAACGATGTTCAGCGCGTCGCTGCCGCTCGGGCGGTCGATCAAGGTACCACGGTCGGCCATCACGGTCGGGCACAACACGGAAGGCGGCATCCGGGCGACCGCGACCGTCAGCGGGCTTGCCGGCGCCGACAATCAGGCAAGCTATTCGATCTCCACGGCGCGCGATCCCGACATGGGTTACTCGGGGAACCTGTCGGGCGAATACCGAACCCCCTATGCGGCGTTCAAGGCGGCGTTCGGCAAGGGGGAGCATTACGGATCCGGGTCGATCGGCATCAACGGGACGGTCGTTGCGCATCCGGCCGGCGTCACGGCATCGCCCTATACGGCGGACACGATCGCGATCGTCGCTGCGCCGTCCGCCCGCGGCGCGACCGTCATCGGCTATGGTGGCGTCAAGCTGGATCCGCGCGGGTACGCAGTGGTTCCGTATCTCACGCCGTATCGCGTCAACGAGATCGCGATCGACCCGCGCGGCCTGCCCGACGACGTCGAATTGCGCACGACGAGCCAACAGGTCGCGCCGCGCGCCGGCGCAACCGTGATGCTCCGTTATCCGACCGTCGAGGGCCGGCCGGTGCTGATTCATGCGTCGCTGCCCGACGGTTCGTCGCTGCCGTTCGGCGCCCCCGTATTCGACGGCAACGGCAGCAGCGTCGGCATGGTGACTCAGGGGGGCCAGGTCTATGCGCGACTGAGCGGGTCGAACGAGCGCCTCACGGTGAAATGGGGGCACGCGGACGCGTGGCAATGCGCGATGCAGGTTGCGGTGCCGCCGCTTGATACGCAAGCGAGCCGGATGAGCATCGCGCGGACCGACGCGCGCTGCGACATCACCACCAGCCCGACAGCAGAGACGGACATTCGCGCGAATCAGCCCACAAGCAACACGCAATCGGAGTGGAAATGA
- a CDS encoding molecular chaperone, whose product MQIQKHLSRCLPVILGMALALAAPWTKAGVVVTGTRVIYPAGDREVTVKLDNTGALPSLVQAWVDDGDMHSGPGKSQAPFILMPPVSRIDPGKGQTLRLVYTGEPLPQDRESLFWLNVLDVAPQRAAEEAVNSLQLAFRTRIKIFFRPNGLSADDAADAAKQLGWALTGARDGHARTLEATNRSPYHVTVLDVRIKHDGRAFQIDEGTTIAPGQSHAFRFDAPLPDVPQGTKFEYSTINDYGTDVKSDATLGGAIH is encoded by the coding sequence ATGCAGATCCAGAAACATCTTTCCCGTTGCTTGCCGGTTATTCTCGGCATGGCGTTGGCGCTCGCGGCCCCGTGGACCAAGGCCGGCGTCGTCGTGACTGGAACCCGCGTGATCTATCCGGCGGGCGACCGGGAGGTCACTGTCAAGCTGGACAATACAGGCGCGCTGCCTTCGCTCGTGCAGGCATGGGTCGATGACGGCGACATGCACTCAGGCCCAGGCAAGTCGCAAGCACCGTTCATCCTGATGCCGCCCGTGTCGAGGATCGACCCCGGCAAAGGCCAGACGCTCCGGCTCGTCTATACGGGCGAACCGCTACCGCAGGACCGGGAATCGCTCTTCTGGCTCAACGTGCTGGACGTTGCGCCACAACGCGCGGCCGAAGAGGCCGTGAATTCGCTTCAGCTCGCGTTTCGCACGAGAATCAAGATCTTCTTTCGCCCGAACGGCCTCAGTGCGGACGATGCGGCTGATGCGGCGAAGCAGCTCGGCTGGGCGCTCACAGGCGCTCGCGATGGCCACGCGCGTACGCTCGAAGCCACCAACCGGTCCCCGTACCATGTGACGGTGCTCGACGTGCGAATCAAGCACGACGGCCGCGCGTTCCAGATCGACGAAGGCACGACGATCGCGCCCGGTCAGTCGCACGCATTCCGCTTCGACGCCCCCCTGCCCGATGTGCCGCAAGGGACGAAATTCGAATATTCGACGATCAACGACTACGGTACCGACGTCAAGTCCGACGCGACTCTCGGCGGCGCGATCCACTGA
- a CDS encoding fimbrial protein, giving the protein MKTKLALTALAVAFSALPIAAQASDGTVTFTGTINGATCNVSINNAGPNATVSLPSVAASKLATKGSVAGGTNFTIELSGCTGGGKSARAYFEAGPNVDGTDGTLINRAATDAATNVAVQLLGMDGLALKAGDSGQRTGPSVKVVNNSATLSYGAQYYAKDAVKGGGVSTSVTYAIEYL; this is encoded by the coding sequence ATGAAAACGAAACTTGCATTGACCGCTCTGGCGGTCGCTTTCTCGGCTCTGCCGATCGCCGCCCAGGCATCGGACGGCACGGTAACCTTCACCGGCACGATCAACGGCGCGACCTGCAACGTGTCGATCAACAACGCGGGCCCGAATGCGACCGTGTCATTGCCGTCGGTGGCAGCATCGAAACTCGCCACGAAGGGGAGCGTGGCCGGCGGGACGAACTTCACGATCGAGCTGAGCGGTTGCACGGGAGGCGGCAAATCGGCGCGCGCTTATTTCGAGGCCGGCCCCAACGTCGACGGGACGGACGGCACGCTGATCAACCGCGCGGCAACCGATGCGGCAACCAACGTGGCGGTGCAGCTGCTCGGTATGGACGGACTCGCGCTGAAGGCTGGCGATAGTGGCCAGCGTACCGGTCCGTCGGTCAAAGTCGTCAACAACTCGGCGACGCTGTCTTACGGCGCACAGTATTACGCGAAAGACGCTGTCAAGGGCGGGGGCGTGAGCACGTCGGTTACCTACGCGATCGAGTACCTGTAA